GCAAATGAAAATAGTCCAGACAGTACTATATTAACTGGGCCATATGGATTCAGAAGAATGAGGGATAGAGCCATGAAAAATGCGGCGTATATAGTTTTTTTTGCAAATTTTACGTAGAAATCGCACCTTATATAGTTCAGAGAATAATAAACTGTAATTAAAAAGGCCGTTAGATAAAGAAGCAGTGTTATAATTGCTATACCAATAATTCCAAGGAAGTATCCAAACGTTACATCCAGAATAATATTTAATATTGCAGAAATAGCCCATATATTACCCGTGATCTTTGTTTTCCTTTCCATAACTATTATTTGAGTTATAATACAATAAAGACCAAAGAATAATCCACCAGTAGCTAGAATTGGAGTTATAAGATATCCCTGGTTAGCCAAAGTTGGAGTGGATAATATATACAGTAAAGGTCGAGCCAGAATAGATAATCCAATTACAGCAGGTACAGCCACTATTAAATACAATTTAATAGCATAATTTAAAAGAAATCTAGTTTCTCTGATTTTTCTTTCAGCATAAAACTGAGATAAAATAGGAAGTAGAACCGTATAAATTGGTGATGTGAGGATAGTAAGCAAAGAACTTATTGTATAACCTGCAGAATAGTAACCAACCGAAGTTATACCAAGTACTATCCCTATTATATAACGATCACTTGCATCTAACACCCAAAAAGATGCATTACTTGGAATGGTAGGTAATCCAAATGTCAGGTACTGCCTTAAATTATGGAACCTTGGAATTTTAAATCCAATCTGTTTAAGCACAAATGTAAACATTATTAAAGAAATTAAAGTTTGAGTTATTAAGATTCCTGTAACAGCCCCCACTACTCCCCTTCCCATCAATACAAGTAATAATGCAAAAATAACCACCATGTACGCCTGCAGAGTTGTGAAAACAGCATACTTTGTCATCTGGTTAGACGCTCTGAAATAATCAACAAAAACAAGCTGCAGCGCGGACATAATTACAGTAAGTGGAAGAATCAAGCCTACCCCTACATTTCCATTAAAAAGTACATGTGAAATAGGCACTACCAAAATATACAATGCAACAGCACCAATTATACTGGCAAATATAACTGTAAATAAAATTGAATAGAACGCTTCTTGTATTTCAGTCCTACTTTTGGAAGCAGATAAAAATCTTACCATTGTATAGGGCAGCCCCAATATTGCAATAGCAGGAATAATCGTAATTGTGATCTGAAACTGAGTCCATACACCATAATCTTGAATAGAAAGGTTTTGAGTTAAAATAGGCAGGAGCATAATCCCAGTTATAGTTACCAAAAAAGTTGACGTTCCAATTAGACCCATTCTCTGTAAAAACAATTTGTACTGATCCAAATTTTCACCTCATAACTCAAAAATCCTTAAAAAAATCCTCGACTTTAGGTTCAGGAAAATACTACGCATTTTTCTTCAACCCAATCAACCAAATATTACTTATGTAAAAATTATTATTAAATCGTTTGCATTACAAAATATTAACTATCCTACTGAATTAAAATATAAAAGACAATCCAAGACAATATTTAACGCAAACATACAGAAAAATAGTCTTTAAAATAATAAAAACAGATAATCAACGTTTAAAAAATATGATAAATTTTTACAATTAGTTTTACAATTTAACAAAACAGCCACTTCATTATAATTAACTTCTAAGAGCATTACCCTGCTCCAAGTAAATCCAACTTAAAAACAAAGAAAGAGACAAATTAACCCAATAAAGTACCTCAAAAAACTTGTTTTTTGGGCCCTCGAAATTCTACGAATCTCGGAGCATACAAAAAACTCTGTTTTTAGAAAGTTCAGAAAATCCTCAAAAAATTCATAGAATTTTTTTGGGACTGTCAAACGCGAAGCGTTTGAGCATTGGAAATCAAAGATTTCCAAAGGTTAGAAAATACGTAGTATTTTCTAAAATCCCAATCAAAGCTCGCAAAAACTATGTTTTTGTGGCTCTCAAACATTTCATGTTTGGCGCATTGAAAATCTACGATTTTCAAAAGCCCCAAAACCATAGGTTTTGAGGGATTGAGATTTTCTTCAACCTCAAAATCTCCAAACTCTTCATTATAATCCTGCCAGTTTACATCAACATTCAACACTCTAGCTCCTGAAGGCCATTTACCAGCAAAATCAATAAGCTTATTAACATTCTCCTTATTTCCATTAAAAACGGCTTCAACCCTGCCATCAGGAATATTACGGACCCAACCAGTTACTCCATGCTTTTTAGCTTCATCTCTTGTTCTATATCTAAAATAGGCTCCCTGTACTTTTCCAGTTATAAATACATGAGCGCTAACCATCAAGTTATCATTCTCCACATTTATTTTATAATCTAAAATTAAAAAATTTAGGGTTATTCCTTAATCTATTAAATGTCTAGAAAAAAGTTTATACTAAGCATTTTTCCATTTTGAAGCCTTCTTTGGGAAATTAAACATATTTAATAGAAATAAAAATAATAATATTACTTGGATAAAATGGTGTTAACATGAAACGAAAAACTGCCGTCATCATTGTTTTTGTATTTTTAATTGTAATTTTTGCTTTATATTTCATTATACCAAAACCAGCGAATCAAGAGGGCTATGAAACGGAAATTTTAGTTCAAGATCTGAATACACCTTGGGGAATTGATTTTCTTCCAGACAGTAAAATGATCTTTACAGAGCGTGGTGGAAGAGTAAGTATCTTTGATAATGGTACCATCAAAACAGTAGGAAATATAAATGTCACTCAAATAGGCGAGTCTGGAATGCTGGGAATTGCAGTAGATCCGGAATTCAGCACAAATAAATTCATATACCTATATTACACCAGCACAAATGGAAATAGAATTTCAAGATTCACATTAAATGGAACATTACAAAATGAAACTGTTTTAGTTGATAGAATACCAAATGCACAATTTCATAACGGGGGCCGGTTAAAGTTTGGACCTGATGGAAAATTGTATGCTACCACAGGGGACGCCACTAACAACCAATCAGCACAGGATATAAATTCTTTAGGCGGTAAAATACTTCGGATCAATAAAGATGGTACTGTTCCATCAGATAACCCATTTAGAAACTATGTTTACTCCTATGGACATAGAGATCCACAAGGGATAACATGGAACCCCTTGACACAAGAGATGTATGAATCTGAACACGGAGCAACACGAAATGATGAAATAAATATCATTACAAAGGGCGGAAACTACGGATGGCCGCTTTATCAAGGAAACGAATCGGCACAAGGATAC
This genomic window from Methanobacterium sp. contains:
- a CDS encoding oligosaccharide flippase family protein, which encodes MDQYKLFLQRMGLIGTSTFLVTITGIMLLPILTQNLSIQDYGVWTQFQITITIIPAIAILGLPYTMVRFLSASKSRTEIQEAFYSILFTVIFASIIGAVALYILVVPISHVLFNGNVGVGLILPLTVIMSALQLVFVDYFRASNQMTKYAVFTTLQAYMVVIFALLLVLMGRGVVGAVTGILITQTLISLIMFTFVLKQIGFKIPRFHNLRQYLTFGLPTIPSNASFWVLDASDRYIIGIVLGITSVGYYSAGYTISSLLTILTSPIYTVLLPILSQFYAERKIRETRFLLNYAIKLYLIVAVPAVIGLSILARPLLYILSTPTLANQGYLITPILATGGLFFGLYCIITQIIVMERKTKITGNIWAISAILNIILDVTFGYFLGIIGIAIITLLLYLTAFLITVYYSLNYIRCDFYVKFAKKTIYAAFFMALSLILLNPYGPVNIVLSGLFSFALYIFVLWLLKGIKTDEIKFFTGMIKESLVNVYCALRGL
- a CDS encoding acylphosphatase, translating into MVSAHVFITGKVQGAYFRYRTRDEAKKHGVTGWVRNIPDGRVEAVFNGNKENVNKLIDFAGKWPSGARVLNVDVNWQDYNEEFGDFEVEENLNPSKPMVLGLLKIVDFQCAKHEMFESHKNIVFASFDWDFRKYYVFSNLWKSLISNAQTLRV
- a CDS encoding PQQ-dependent sugar dehydrogenase, with amino-acid sequence MKRKTAVIIVFVFLIVIFALYFIIPKPANQEGYETEILVQDLNTPWGIDFLPDSKMIFTERGGRVSIFDNGTIKTVGNINVTQIGESGMLGIAVDPEFSTNKFIYLYYTSTNGNRISRFTLNGTLQNETVLVDRIPNAQFHNGGRLKFGPDGKLYATTGDATNNQSAQDINSLGGKILRINKDGTVPSDNPFRNYVYSYGHRDPQGITWNPLTQEMYESEHGATRNDEINIITKGGNYGWPLYQGNESAQGYIKPLIVYTDFTLAPSGIDYYNGALYVAGLRGSQLRKITLSIDGNSVTGEEALFTNLGRIREVVVHDGYLYIATSNKDGRGIPQSGDDKIVRIKVL